AAAAAGGAGAATATATGAAAATTGGTTTGGTACGGCACTTTAAGGTGGCACATGAATTTCCCACTGGGAGACCTGTGACGGCGGATGATATGAAGCAATGGTTTGAGGACTATGATGCAGCGGATATCATTTACGGAACGACTTTATTTGGTGTGGAGGAATGGCAGGAATGTTATAGCAGTGATATGTCGAGAGCTGTCAAGACAGCGGAACATATCTATCCAGGTACGGTTCATCGGATGGAGGAGCTGCGGGAAATACCTTCCCCTCCTCTTAAAGGAAAGGTTAAGCTGCCGTTCATCCTTTGGGCCATCTGGATTCGCTGCTGCTCGGTAATCAACAAGCAGACAAGGGCGGAAATTAAGATCGCAGAGCGAAGAATCAATAAAGTATTGGATGAGGTCTTAGCAAAGGGGGACAGGGATGTTCTGATCGTGAGTCATGCCGCCCTCATGGTATATATAAGGAAAGAGCTGATACGACGTAGGTTCACTGGTCCAAAATTCAGGATTGCCAGTAATGGAAAGCTTTATGTATTTGAAAGATGATAAAGGAGAAAATATTAGGTTTCCCACCAGAAAGGGTAAGTCATTTTTGCTTATTTTAAGAAAGAGGAAGGCATTTTCCGAATAGTTATTCTTTTTTTATTGGTTGTGGTTTATTATTGTAATAGTGTAATTTTTACGAATTCAATAATAGGGAAAGAGGGGTGGACATTTTGCTGAAGGCAGTTTTTTTTGATTTAGATGATACATTACTATGGGATCAGAAAAGTGTAAAAGAGGCTTTTGTGGCCACATGCGAAGTGGCTAAGGAGAAATATGATCTGAATGTCGACGAGTTTGAAGAAGCGGTGCGAAAGGAAGCACGTGAGCTTTATTCTTCTTACGATACATATGCATTCACTCAAATGATCGGAATCAACCCATTTGAGGGATTATGGGGAAATTTTCAGGATGATCATGATGAATTCCGGAAGATGGCCGGGATTGCACCGGCTTATCGGAAAGAAGCGTGGACGAGAGGTTTGAAGGCATTAGGGATCGATGATCCGGAATTTGGGCTTGAACTGGCAGAACGTTTCCCGGCCGAGAGACGCAAAAAGCCATTTATCTATGAAGAATCCTTCCGTGTTCTGGATGAATTAAAAGGGAAGTACAAATTGCTATTGCTTACGAATGGATCTCCTGAACTGCAAAATACCAAACTTGAAATTACGCCTGAACTGGTTCCTTATTTCGACCAAATCGTGATTTCAGGCGCATTTGGACGAGGTAAACCAGATGCCTCCATTTTTGAGCATGCCTTGGAAATCATGGAGCTTGATAAGGATGAAGTATTGATGGTCGGCGATAATTTAATGACCGATATCCTTGGAGCATCACGGGTAGGTATAAAGTCGGTTTGGATAAATCGCCATGATAAGGAACGGAATGAAGTGATTCCAACCTATGAAATCAAGCATTTAGAGGAGCTTTACCCAATCCTTGAGAGCCTGGGGAAATAATTAACGGTCCTCTCCAAATAACAAATTTTGGAGAGGTGTAATGAAAATATTAGGTCTTTCAAATTATTTACAGAATGAAAAGGGTGATATATAGTTACCCTGTAATCAATTAAATTATTCAGACTAGGGGTGTCCAATAAAAGTTGGGCTGAGAGAGAAGCGCTTAAGCTTCTTAACCCTCAGGACCTGATCTGGTTCATACCAGCGTGGGGAAGTTAGAATCTACTAAACAATGACATTTCAATTGGTCATTTCTTTAGTCATACTAACGTTAGCCGGGTCTTAAATATGAGATCTGGCTTTTTCGTGCGAAATGGATTGGATTTTGTCCTTTTTAAATGAACTTAAAAAGGAGAAATGAAATCATGATGAGTAATTCTGTAAATGACATGAACGTTTCAATTATGTCCAGTTTTGCCGGGAGTAAAAAAGTGTATGTTGAGGGATCTAGACCTGATATTAAAGTACCTATGCGTGAAATTAAGTTAAGTCCGACTACAGGGGCATTCGGCGAAGAGGAAAATCCGCCTTTACGAGTTTATGACACAAGCGGTTTTTATACGGATTCAGATTATCCCATTGATATTCGTAAAGGTCTTGCCCCGATTAGACGAAGCTGGGTTGTGGAACGGGAAGATGTTGAAGAGTATGATGGCCGTGAAATAAAGCCCGAAGATAACGGGTATAAAAAAGTTGAGTCACAATCCAACGCCGAAGTTTTTCCGGGATTGAAAAGAAAACCATTGCGTGCAGTGAAAGGCCAAAACGTAACCCAGCTCCATTATGCCCGTAAAGGTATCATTACTCCAGAAATGGAGTTCATTTCGATCAGGGAAAATGTAGCCCCTGAGTTTGTAAGAGAAGAGGTAGCTAGCGGACGGGCTATCATTCCGGCAAATATTAACCATCCTGAAAGTGAGCCAATGATCATCGGACGTAATTTTCATGTGAAAATAAATGCGAATATTGGAAATTCCGCTGTTAGTTCATCGATCGAAGCTGAAGTGGAGAAAATGACTTGGGCTACACGATGGGGTGCAGACAATATAATGGATCTTTCCACTGGAAAGAACATTCACACGACTCGGGAATGGATTATCAGAAATTCACCTGTGCCAGTTGGGACGGTTCCGATATATCAAGCATTGGAAAAAGTGAATGGAGTCGCGGAGGATTTAAATTGGGAAGTTTTCCGGGATACATTAATCGAGCAGGCTGAGCAAGGTGTCGATTACTTCACCATACACGCTGGTGTGCTTTTGCGATACATCCCAATGACAGCAAAGCGAGTTACGGGAATCGTTTCCCGAGGGGGCTCCATCATGGCACAATGGTGCTTGGCCCACCACCAAGAAAGTTTTCTCTATACTCACTTTGAAGAGATTTGTGAAATCATGAAGGCGTATGATGTCTCTTTCTCATTAGGTGACGGCCTCCGTCCGGGATCCATTGCAGATGCAAACGATGAGGCACAATTTGCTGAATTGGAAACACTTGGGGAACTGACGAAGATTGCTTGGAAGCACGATGTTCAAGTCATGGTGGAGGGACCTGGTCACGTACCGATGCATTTAATTAAAGAAAATATGGATAAGCAGCTGGAAGTCTGTCAAGAAGCACCATTCTATACCCTGGGACCATTGACAACGGATATAGCTCCTGGATACGATCATATCACTTCTGCGATTGGTGCTGCCATGATCGGATGGTTTGGAACTGCCATGCTTTGTTATGTGACACCGAAAGAGCATTTGGGACTTCCGAATAAAGAGGATGTTCGGGTAGGGGTCATAACTTATAAAATTGCGGCCCACGCAGCTGACCTTGCTAAAGGTCATCCGCATGCAAGAAAACGGGATGATGCCCTTTCGAAAGCTAGATTCGAATTTCGTTGGAGAGATCAATTCAATCTTTCCCTCGATCCTGAAAGGGCGGTCGAATATCATGATGAAACTCTACCGGCTGAAGGTGCCAAAACAGCTCATTTCTGTTCAATGTGCGGCCCGAAATTCTGCAGTATGAGAATCTCTCAGGACATCCGTGATCTGGCGAAGGAAAAGGGTCTGGGTTTTGAGTCGGTAATCGATGAAGGGCTTAAAGAAAAAGCGAATGAATTCAGGAAAACCGACGGGGAAATCTATCAATGATTCCGACGAGAGGGAGAATTCGATGAATCGGGTAATCCAGATAAAAGTTGAAATGAAACAGTTGGAAACTCAATTGGAACAGCTGAAAAGAGAGCTGAACATTTTTCGGGAGAATTGTAATCATGAATTTGTAAAGAATGATTATAGTCAACAATGTACAAAGTGCTACTTAATCGAAAGTCTGCAATGGTAGTGATGCCTTAATTGTCCCTTCATTATCCGAATTAACCCCCTTAATCATGTTGGGGCATTCAATCACAAAGTCAACATGATTAAGGGGATATTTCATTACTTTTTACAAACTTGTTTTAGTAATATGAAGAGGATGAGGGACAAGCCATCCCTTTTCCTTATTCAATCGTAGGAATTCAGCACTTTTTGGTATGGAATTGCGCGAACATCTGTGCAATATCTTCGCGGTGCAATCAAGCCTTTTGTTGTTAGAAATGCCCATGTTCCAAATACCTCACCGTAATGCATAGGCTCTTCTTTCGGATTTTCGCTTAAAATTCCCATAACCATCCTCCTTAAGAATTTCACTGTTTAACGTAGTTAAGTTACCCTGTACTAATCCATGTATGCATTGTTAATTCTTGGAAAACGTTGGAGTGATTTTAGCCTTTTATTCCTTGTAGCCTTTCTTGATAACATTCATCACAGAGCATTTCATTTCTATCCATGTCAGTAACTTGAAACGTTACATCATGGATTTTTTTTCTTCCGTTTCATCAGTACAATAGAAGCATTTTTGTGTCATTAGAAATCCTCCCATTCAAATAAAAGTGTTTATAGTTTAAAACTTCACGTTTTTTATACAGAAAACATGACTGCAGCTTAATTGGTCTTCTTGGAAGAGGTTGGTTTGAATAATCCAGTTGGGGTTTAACATACTAAACTTGTTCACATGATTGATAAAACGAGGAGGGAAATACAATGCAAAACCAATATCAACAAGGTCAAGTACACCAGAACATGCAAACGGGTGCCATTCCCCCACAAATGAATCACGGTGGTCACGAAGTATTCGATGTACATGAAGTGTTGTCTGGAACCATTGTTACTTTAAACACATACACTCTTTTGCGTCAGCATGTACAGGATCAGGAATTGCTGGATATTCTGGATCGTCAATATCAGTTCATCCAAGATGAATATAATATTACATTGGAGTGCTTCCAAACGGGCCAGGATCCTTCTAAACGGACTCAGAGCTACAAAATGAATCAAGGTAACGATTTTATATATGGATTGACTCCAACACAGCCAAAGAAACCTTTGCAATCCGTCTCGGAAATTACGGATGAATGCATTTCAGCCATGATGCTGGGAGCTGCCAAGTCTACAGCATCCATGAAAGCGATGTCAGCGGTAGAAATAACGAATCCGGTGGTACGCCGCGTATTAGCAGCTTCCGTTCCGAATTGCATTGAAATGGCCTATGAGATTTCGGTATATCAAAACAAACATCATTACTACCAAGTTCCACAGCTTGCACAGCAGGATATGCAACAAATGATGAATTCGTATGCACCCGCACAAGGAAATAACAACAATATGAGTCATTAAAAGCATTTGTTAAGAACATAAAGAAGGGAAAGGACTAACTCTCCTATCCCTTCTTTATCATTGTTTCATCTGATTTATTTCCTGGATGCATTCCTGGACAAGGGTAACAGCCTGACTCATGGTGGCTCCTCCGCCAAATGCCGCAGTCACGCCAATGGCTTCAAGAATTTCTTGTTCGGAACAGCCTTGATCAAGACATCCTTTTGTATGATAGATAATACAGTATTCATCTTGTGAATATAAGCTTATTCCAAGTGCGATAAGCTGTTTTTCTTTCTGGGATAATTGACCTTCTTTAAAGCACTCTTCCGTAAACGAATTGAATTTCTCTGCGAGATCAGGCATTTTATGCGTAAAGACACCGATTCCAGCTTTATAATCACGAAGAGCATTTTCAGTAGAATTGTTAGCTTCAAATTCCATTTTCCATCCAGCTCCATCCTAAATTTTTTTCATCAAAAATTAGTATGAGCTAAATGTTGGACGATTAAACAGAAACATAGGAGTTTACCAAAAAAGTAATCATGGAACCGTCCTTCCTACAAGGCAAGTGAACCCTTAGGCCGGGTGGCTTTGAACCATTGATAGCAAGGGATGCAAATAAGTGCAACGTCAATGGCATCACCGGCATAGTACATTAACATTCCACAATTTTCCGCTTGTTCCTTGGTGACTCCGCTTGGAGGATGGGCAAAAATATATTTAGAAAGGACATCATGGCCGGCCAGTGAAATTGTAAATACGATAGCTCGAAACATGAAGCTGAACCTGTGGGGCGCAGGGTCCATATAAATCATGGACGCAGTGAATAGATAGCCCGCTATGAACACGTGAAAATGCACCAATGCATGTAGAAGGGCATTTTGATGCATCAACCCATATAGCGCAGTCGTATTAAGTATCCAGAGTCCCCCAATATTAAGCGCGGAAGCAGTGATTGGATTACTTAAAATGCGCAGCGGACAACTTTTCAACAAATTTGAAAGGCGT
The DNA window shown above is from Peribacillus sp. FSL P2-0133 and carries:
- a CDS encoding cytochrome c oxidase assembly protein, whose product is MYLAAVVISNCRYKKWPLYRMFFWILGTICAASAIIGPIATRAHMDFTAHMVGHLLLGMIAPILLVLAAPITLALRTLDVQSARRLSNLLKSCPLRILSNPITASALNIGGLWILNTTALYGLMHQNALLHALVHFHVFIAGYLFTASMIYMDPAPHRFSFMFRAIVFTISLAGHDVLSKYIFAHPPSGVTKEQAENCGMLMYYAGDAIDVALICIPCYQWFKATRPKGSLAL
- a CDS encoding HAD family hydrolase, whose amino-acid sequence is MLKAVFFDLDDTLLWDQKSVKEAFVATCEVAKEKYDLNVDEFEEAVRKEARELYSSYDTYAFTQMIGINPFEGLWGNFQDDHDEFRKMAGIAPAYRKEAWTRGLKALGIDDPEFGLELAERFPAERRKKPFIYEESFRVLDELKGKYKLLLLTNGSPELQNTKLEITPELVPYFDQIVISGAFGRGKPDASIFEHALEIMELDKDEVLMVGDNLMTDILGASRVGIKSVWINRHDKERNEVIPTYEIKHLEELYPILESLGK
- the thiC gene encoding phosphomethylpyrimidine synthase ThiC yields the protein MMSNSVNDMNVSIMSSFAGSKKVYVEGSRPDIKVPMREIKLSPTTGAFGEEENPPLRVYDTSGFYTDSDYPIDIRKGLAPIRRSWVVEREDVEEYDGREIKPEDNGYKKVESQSNAEVFPGLKRKPLRAVKGQNVTQLHYARKGIITPEMEFISIRENVAPEFVREEVASGRAIIPANINHPESEPMIIGRNFHVKINANIGNSAVSSSIEAEVEKMTWATRWGADNIMDLSTGKNIHTTREWIIRNSPVPVGTVPIYQALEKVNGVAEDLNWEVFRDTLIEQAEQGVDYFTIHAGVLLRYIPMTAKRVTGIVSRGGSIMAQWCLAHHQESFLYTHFEEICEIMKAYDVSFSLGDGLRPGSIADANDEAQFAELETLGELTKIAWKHDVQVMVEGPGHVPMHLIKENMDKQLEVCQEAPFYTLGPLTTDIAPGYDHITSAIGAAMIGWFGTAMLCYVTPKEHLGLPNKEDVRVGVITYKIAAHAADLAKGHPHARKRDDALSKARFEFRWRDQFNLSLDPERAVEYHDETLPAEGAKTAHFCSMCGPKFCSMRISQDIRDLAKEKGLGFESVIDEGLKEKANEFRKTDGEIYQ
- a CDS encoding spore coat protein is translated as MQNQYQQGQVHQNMQTGAIPPQMNHGGHEVFDVHEVLSGTIVTLNTYTLLRQHVQDQELLDILDRQYQFIQDEYNITLECFQTGQDPSKRTQSYKMNQGNDFIYGLTPTQPKKPLQSVSEITDECISAMMLGAAKSTASMKAMSAVEITNPVVRRVLAASVPNCIEMAYEISVYQNKHHYYQVPQLAQQDMQQMMNSYAPAQGNNNNMSH
- a CDS encoding carboxymuconolactone decarboxylase family protein, producing MEFEANNSTENALRDYKAGIGVFTHKMPDLAEKFNSFTEECFKEGQLSQKEKQLIALGISLYSQDEYCIIYHTKGCLDQGCSEQEILEAIGVTAAFGGGATMSQAVTLVQECIQEINQMKQ
- a CDS encoding histidine phosphatase family protein, coding for MKIGLVRHFKVAHEFPTGRPVTADDMKQWFEDYDAADIIYGTTLFGVEEWQECYSSDMSRAVKTAEHIYPGTVHRMEELREIPSPPLKGKVKLPFILWAIWIRCCSVINKQTRAEIKIAERRINKVLDEVLAKGDRDVLIVSHAALMVYIRKELIRRRFTGPKFRIASNGKLYVFER